The Candidatus Omnitrophota bacterium genome contains the following window.
TCAAAAGGTAAGTGGAACACACCTATGGGGGATGTGGAAATAAACGAAGAAATCGCAAAGGCATTTCTTTCCAATTCTGAAATTTTAGAAGAAGATATAAGCGCACATGTTTACGAACACTGCCTGGAAGTAGAACTTCCAATCCTGCAATATTTTAGTAGTGATTTTAAGATTGTTCCGATTGTTGTTGGGCAAATTAGCCTAAGTGAAATACTAAAACTTGCCGCCGACCTTGTAAAAACAATTAAGACAGCTGATCTTGTTGATGAAACCTTGTTTTTGGCAAGTTCGGATATGACGCATTATGAAAGTCAGCAGGAGGCAAATTCAAAAGACAAGCTTGCAATTTCCCAAATAGAGAAGCTCTCAGCAAAAGGCTTAATAGAAATCGTAAGTAAAAATAATATCTCAATGTGTGGGGTATACCCTACAGCTGTAGTTATTGAAGCAGCACGGATATTAGGAGCCAAGAAGGCCGAGCTGATAAAATACGAAACAAGCGCTAAAGCAAGCGGCGATTATTCTCAAGTAGTAGGTTACGCTGGTTTGATTATCAAATGAAACAGGAGCGTTCAGAAAGAGGTGAATTATATGGAGAGCCCTGAAAAAAAGAAGATTGATGAAGATTGGAAGAAAACTGCAAAAGAGGAAAAGGCGCAAAAGCCAGAAGGCGCTGAAGGTGACGATAGTAAAGACGGATTCTTACCAGACGAACCAAATTTTACTTTTTTTGTAAGCACCTTGGGTATGCAGGCCTCTATCGCCTTAGGGGATATGCCAAATCCAGTTACAAAAGAACAAAAAGTAGATTTAAGGCAAGCTAAGTTCTTTATAGATACCTTAACCATGATAAAAGACAAGACATCCGGGAATTTAGCATTAGAAGAGGATAATTTTATAGATACACTTCTCTATGAATTAAAAATGCGTTTTGTTGAAAAATCAAAAGGGGCCAAGGCTTAAACAGGAGGTGGCCAAAGATGATAGACAAAGAATTGTTAGATATCCTTGCGTGTCCTGCGTGTAAGGCAGACATTGAATTAAAAAAGGAAAAAATTGTCTGCACGAAATGCGGACGTAAATACCCAATAAAAGACGGTATTCCGATAATGCTTATTGATGAGGCAGAGCAGGATTAATCAAGAGATCCTTGCGTTCAAAAGGGGTGATTATGCGCAAAATCCTAATTATTCATGGACCAAATCTTAACCTCCTAGGTCAAAGAGAGGTAGACGTCTATGGTAAAGTAACCTTAGAGGAAATCAATAGCAGTCTAAAAAAAATCGCCAAAAAAGAAAAACTGACGCTTAAGATACTCCAATCCAATCATGAAGGCGAAATAGTAGACGTAATCGGTAAGGCCAAAAAACAAGGCTTTAGCGCTATTGTAATAAATCCTGCTGCCTACACCCATACAAGCGTAGCTATCAGGGATGCCGTAGCTGCCTCAGGCCTGCCGACCATAGAAGTACATTTATCAAATATATATTCTCGTGAAGAATTTAGACAGCATTCTCTTACAGCTGCCGTAACAACAGGACAGATTTGCGGTTTTGGTATTAACAGCTATTGCTTAGGGTTGCTCGCTGCCTCTAGAATAATAAAAAAGTGAAACAACGATTGCTTTATCTCCACAGCAAACTGGATGAACTGAATCTGGATGCCCTCCTCATAACAGATGTATCCAACATTGCTTATCTTGCAAATTTTAAGGCAGATGATTGTTATATCATTTTAGATGCGAAAAAAAGGTATTTTTTGACTGATTTCAGGAACATTGAAGAGGCAAAAAAAGCAGTAAAGAACTTTAATGCTGTTTGTATTAAAGATTCTGTGTTTAAGACAGTACCTGAGCTTATTAAAAAAATAAAGGCGAGGAGATTGGGTTTTGAGGCAAAATCATTGGATTACGCATCCTATGCGAAATTAAAAAAAGACCTAAAAAAGAACTGCAAGTTAATTCCTACATTTGATTTGATTGAAGACTCACGACAGATAAAGACAGAAAGCGAAATCCGGTTAATAAGAAAGGCTGTTAATATCTCTATAGGTGCCTATAGATTCGTAAAAAGAATCATTCGCGCCAATATGAGTGAAAATGACCTTATCTCGCGAATCGAAAGTTTTATAAAAGATAAAGGCGCACAAGGAACTTCTTTTGAGCCGATCGCCGCCAGCGGTAGGCATTCATCCTATCCGCATGCAAGAAGTACAGATAAAAAAATTGGTAAAAACAGCGTTCTAACATTGGATTTTGGAGTCGATTATAAGGGCTATAAATCCGACTTGACAAGGGTATTTTTTTTGGGTAGAATACCTGCAGATTTAAGGAAAATTTACGACGTTGTTCTTGAGGCACAAGCTAGAGCGATTTCTAAAATAGAACCAGGCATTTCTGCGGCCCAAATCGATGCGGAAGCGAGAAATTTTATAGCCCGAAAAGGATTTGGGCGTTTTTTTCAGCATGCTACTGGCCATGGTATTGGTCTGGAAGTACACGAGGCACCTTTTATATCAAAGAAAAATAAGAAACCTCTCATCCCGGGTATGGTCTTCACAGTAGAGCCGGGAATATATATACCGGGAAGGTTTGGGGTTAGAATCGAAGATATGGTTTTGGTCAAGAAAAATGGAGTTGAGGTTCTAAGTGGCGCTCTCAATAAATCAGCTTAAGAGTGGCTTGACTGTCCTTATTGACGGACAAGTATATACAGTAGTAAGCACTCAACATGTAAAGCCGGGCAAGGGCTCTGCATTCAGCAGGACGAAACTAAGGAATCTAAAGACAGATACAGTCTCTGAAAAGAAATTCCGTTGCGAGGAAAGAATTGAAGAGGCATTTGTGGAACAAAAAAAGATACAATATCTATATAATACACACGATGTGTATCATTTTATGGACCTTGAAAATTACGAAGAAATCGCCATTAGCAAAAACCGACTTAAGGACCAATTGCATTTTCTGAAAGATAATCTAGAATTATCCGCTTCTTTTTATGATGGAGAACTGCTTACAATCAGCCTTCCTGCATTTGTCAATTTTAAAATATTACACACTGAAGCTGCAATTAAAGGCGATACTGTAAAGGCAGGCACAAAATCGGCAACAATTGAAACAAAACATACTATTCAGGTGCCACTTTTCATTAAGCAAGGAGACATTGTTAAAATCGATACCCGAACTGGTAAATATCTTGAACGCGCTTCTTAGACATAATGGAGGGAAGCTATGAACATCCGAGAAATTAAAGAAATGTTATCCCTGATGAACGAGAACAATCTTGCAGAATTTGAGTTTGAAAAGGATGGCATGCGCATTCGCCTTAAGAAAGGAACTGGCTCGCAATATGAAGTATCAACCACACAGCCTGACGGCGAGCAAACCAAGGAAATCCTGGACGCCCAGAAACAACAGGCAAAATCTTCAAGTGAAGCCTCAAAAGAAGTAAAAGGACTTATTGAAATAAAGGTGCCCATGGTGGGTACTTTTTATCGCGCACCTAGTCCGGAGACGCCTCCATACATAGAAGTCGGACAGGTTATTAGTAAAGGCCAAATAATCTGTATTGTCGAAGCTATGAAATTAATGAATGAGATCAAATCTGAACACAAAGGTAAGATCGTTGAAATCTTAGTAAATAATGCTGAGCCTGTAGAATATGGACAGGTGATTATGCGCCTGGAACCATCTTCCTAGCCTGCAATTTGCGATAATATGTTTTCAAAAATTTTAATTGCTAATCGTGGTGAAATAGCATTAAGAATTATCCACGCCTGTAAAGAACTCGGAATTAAAACTGTTGGGGTATATTCTGAAGCTGATGTAGACAGTCTGCATGTGCGCTTTGCAGACGAAGTTGTCTGCATTGGTCCTGCAAACAGCGCAAATAGTTATTTAAACATTCCTGCCATCATTAGCGCTGCAGAGATTACTGACGTAGAGGCAATCCATCCTGGGTATGGTTTCCTTGCGGAAAATGCCCATTTTGCCGAAATCTGTCAATCCTGCCAGATAGAATTTATCGGACCTTCTCCTTACAATATGCGACTCATGGGAGACAAGATGGCAGCGCGTGAGACAATGAAAAAGGCTAAGATTCCCATAATCCCCGGTACGCTAACCGCCATTAAAGAAAAAGAAGATGCAATAAAGATAGCAAAAAAAATAAAATATCCAATAATGATAAAGGCTACCGCGGGTGGTGGCGGAAAAGGAATGCGCATCTGTCATAATGACGTGCGACTGATCAGCGCTTTAATTACAGCCCAGAATGAAGCTGAATCAAGCTTTGGAAATCCTGATGTCTATTTTGAAAAATATATATCCAATTCCCGTCATATTGAATTCCAAATTGTAGCTGATCGCAAAGGTCACACAGTCCATTTAGGCGAGCGCGATTGCAGCATCCAAAGAAGACATCAAAAGCTTCTAGAAGAATCTCCTTCTATGGCCCTGGATGACAAACTAAGAAGAAAAATGGGCGAGGTTGCTATAAAGGCTGCCAAGGCCGTGGGCTATCAAGGCGTAGGTACAGTTGAATTCCTCCTAGATGAAAACGGAGATTTTTACTTTTTAGAGATGAATACTCGTATACAGGTTGAACATCCGGTTACAGAGACGCTCACAGGCATAGATCTTGTAAAACTACAAATTCTTTTAGCAGCAGGTGAAAAGCTGAAATTGAAACAGGATAAGATAAAATCATCGGGCCACTCAATAGAATGTAGAATCAATGCAGAAGATCCTGACAATGGTTTCCTGCCCTCCCCAGGCCTGATAAAGAATTTAATCTTGCCAGGCGGACCTAATATAAGAATTGACACTCATGTCTACTCCGGATATAAAATCCCACCCTATTATGACTCTTTAATTGCAAAATTAATCACTAAAGGCAACAATCGCAATGAGGCGCTGCAGACAATGCGCCGCGCCCTTGATGAATTTATAATCGAACCGATAAAGACAACCATTCCTTTTCACAGAGAACTATTGGAAAACCGTAATTTCTTAAGGGGAGAAATTACTACGCATTTTATCGAAGACCTATTATCCGAAAAGAAGGAGTGAGTATTATGGATCAAAATGTAAAAAGTGAGTTGGGAACCATCCGCATACACAAAAAGGTTATTAGCTCCATTACTACGAATGCTGCCAAAGAAGTAGATGGCGTTGCTGACTTGGGTTATTCGCTAAAAAGCTTTGTATCTAAGCTGTTTGGGCTCAATCTTGGCGGAATAATAGACGTTAACATTGACAATAATAACGAGGTTACTATATCTGTTCCAATTATAGTTTCCTACGGCTATAACCTTCCAGAGGTTGCAGCCAAGGTACAGGAAAATGTACGCAAGATGATAGAAAAAAGCACAGAACTAAATATTAAACAGATTGACGTAAATATCCAGGCAGTAGAAAAGGAGGCGAAAAAGTGAAGATTATAACTAAATTTGTTATCTATTGTTATACGATCGTCTTATTCACGATTGGCGCATTATTGATAAGCTTTGCTCTTGGAAAAATCGATGCCTATGACTTAACTGTTCTCTTGAAAAGCCTTGACACCGTTAATGCCAGATTGGCTACAGGTCTAACAGGCCTATTGATTATTCTAATTGGTTTTGTTTTCTCTCAAATAATGTTTTCAAGGATTAAGCGTGAAAAAACAATAGCCTTTCAAACAGCTAGCGGCGAGGTCCTTGTGGCCTTAAATGCAGTAGAAGACCTAATCAGAAAATTAACCGGCGATATCGAAGGAATAAAAGAAGCAAGGCCAAACGTCATAGCCTCCAAAAAGGGCATAGAGATTAATTTAAGGCTAGCCTTGAATGCCGACGTGCACATCCCTGAATTTACAGGAAAGGTTCAGGAGTTGATAAAGGAGAGGATTCAGGAAATCCTCGGAATTGATGAGGCAATCACCGTTAAGATATTTGTCACTAAGATACTGGCCAAAGACAGACCGCGAAATAAAAAAGAAGCAGAAGAAGATACATCAGTCCCGTTTAGGGGTTACAAAAGATAACAATCAGTGGAGGCTAACAAGAAATGGCAAAAAAAAGAATAGCAATTTTAACCGGAGGCGGGGATTGCGCGGGTTTGAATCCGGTAATTAGAGCTGTGACTCGAAAGGGTCTTGAGTTAGATTTTGAAATTATCGGTTTACTCAACGGTTGGAAAGGACTTATTAATAAAGAGACGATGCCGCTTGATCTAAAGTCTGTTTCAGGAATATTGCCTAAGGGCGGAACTATTTTGGGAACAAGCAGGACCAATCCCTATAAGCAGGAAGGTGATGTAGGCAAAATAAAGACAAATTTCAAAGACCTGGCTCTTGATGCACTTATAGCTATTGGCGGCGAAGACACGCTGGGTGTGGCAAATAAGCTTTATACTCAAGAGAAACTACCTATCGTTGGCGTGCCAAAGACTATTGATAATGACCTTTCTTGTACAGATTATACATTTGGATTTGATACAGCAATTAACATTGCAACAGAATGCATTGACAGGCTCCATACAACCGCAGAAAGCCACCATAGAATTATTGTCGTGGAAGTAATGGGTAGACATGCAGGCTGGATTGCGACCTATGCAGGCATTGCCGGAGGTGCAGATATTATTCTCATTCCTGAAATACCTATCGATACGGACGAGGTCTGTAATCTTCTAAAGAAACGACACGAGAGAGGTAAAAAATTCAGTATTGTCGTAGTTGCAGAAGGGGCAAAGCTCAAAAAAGACACTGAGGTATTACAAGAGGAGAAAAAAGACGCATTTGGCCATGTGCGCTTAGGCGGCATTGGAGAAAAATTAGGAAAACTAATAGAAGAAAAAACTGGTTATGAAACACGTATTTCAGTTTTAGGGCATATCCAGCGTGGTGGTTCGCCAACTGCATTTGACAGAATTCTCGGAACGCGCTTTGGTATTAAGGCAGTCGAGTTAATCAAAGATAAGCAATTCGGAAAAATGGTTGCTCTCTCAGGCAATAAAATAGTTACTGTATCATTAAAAGATGCTGTTAAAGAACTAAAGACAGTAGATATGGAACTCTACTCTATTGCTAAAATCTTCTTTTAATAAAGAATAAAATCTTTCATGAATAGAATTATAAAAAAAGACCTACAAGAAAGCATTTCGATAACTAATTACGCTATTAAGAATCAAATTAAAACGATTGAAGGGATAGCTGAAGTTATTATTGACTGTTTGGAAAGAGGAAATAAGGTTATACTTTTCGGTAATGGCGGCTCTGCAGCTGATGCCCAACATATCGCTGCTGAATTAATAGGAAGATTTGAAAAAAATCGCAAGGCCCTTGCAGCAATAAGCCTAACCACAAATACCTCTATAATAAGCGCTATTGCAAACGATTTTGGATATAGTCATGTCTTCTCAAAGCAGATTGAAGGACTAGGCCAAGCTGGAGATGTTGCCATAGGTATTTCTACCAGCGGCAGCTCAAAAAATGTCCTAGAAGCACTAAAAAAAGCAAGACAGCTAGGGCTTGCTACTGTAGGTTTTTGCGGTAAGGCCTCAAAGGCAATATTTAAGGTTTCTGATCTAACCTTAAGCGTTAATTCCCTGCGCACATGCCGCATACAAGAGATGCATATAAAAATCGGCCATATTATTTGTGGTTTAGTGGAAAAAGCTCTCCTGAATGAAAAATAAAATTATATTAAATCAAAAAAAATTAAAGAAGATTCTTGAGCTTCAGAAAAGGAAAGGTAAGAAGATTATATTTACAAATGGGTGCTTTGACCTGCTTCACTTTGGTCATATCAAATACCTCAACGATGCTAAGAAATTAGGAGGGTTTTTAATCGTAGCGCTCAATAGCGATAACTCGGTCAGGAAAATAAAAGGAAAAGGTAGGCCTTTAACATCAGAAAAAGACAGGCTTCAAATTATCTCCAGCCTAGAAATGGTAGATCAGGTGACGCTGTTTAACGATAGAACCCCGCTTAAATTAATCAAACTCCTCAATCCGGATATAATCGTAAAGGGCGCGGACTGGAAGCTTGAGGATATAGTTGGTGGTGATTTTGTAAAGGGTTACGGAGGAAGCGTGCGTCAAATCCCCTATTCAAAAGGCTACTCTACATCAAAATTAATAAGAAAAATTGCCAAGAGAAACTAAGATCTACAGGGTAATCGACGCTAACATCAACCGTCTTACGGAAGGAATCAGAGTCTGTGAGGATATTATACGCTTTCTGATTAATGACTATAGTATCTGGATTAAATTCAAAAAAGTAAGGCACGAAATCTCTGCTATAGTAAAAAAAATTACCGCAAGGCATAAGCTGATAGAACATAGAGATATCGTTAGAGACGTAGGGAAAAAAAGTATAAAGAGTGAGTCAAGAAGGGATAATTATCAGCAAATCTTTTTTGCAAATATCCAAAGGACTAAAGAGTCTTTAAGGGTTCTGGAGGAGTTTTCTAAGTTGTTAGGAAATAGCCAGACTCAAAAGATTAAAAAAATCAGATATAAGATTTATGCACTCGAAAAAGAAGCAGCTTTCAAATTCTAGACTTTATTGTATTGTTGATGTAAAAAAAAGGCCCCTAGAGATAAAGCGACTCTTGAAAAAGATTACCTCTGCCGGAGTAGACATAGTGCAATTAAGGGAGAAAACCGAACAATTCCAGAGGCTTCTTACGGCAGCAAAATTAATAAAAGCCAATTCCAGTAAGACCAAGCCTATTCTTATCATCAATGATCGAGTCGATATCGCAAGGCTTTCTTCTGCCGACGGCGTTCATTTAGGCCAGAGCGACATAACAATAAAGGATGCCAGAAAGATTTTAGGGCCGGGAAAAATAGTTGGTATTTCCTGCCATAGCCTTGCTCAAGCCAAGAGAGCGCAGGCTAGCGGCGCAGACTACATCTCAATAGGACCAATCTATAAAACGCCTACGAAAAAAGGAGTGCCTGCAATAGGCGAACGATTGCTGTCAGAAGTATCCAATAAAATCAATATACCAGTTTTTGCAATTGGGGGAATAAATCGAAAAAATCTAGACAAGATAAAAAGAAAAGGTATAAAAAGAATCGCTGTGCATCGCGCTATAACAAGAGCCAAGAATCCCGCTGGTGAGGCAACGCGCTTAAAACAGCTCCTAAGATGCAATTGATATGACTCAAATAGATCAAGCAAAGACAAATCGAATCACTCAAGAAGTACGCTATATAGCTAAGCTAGAAAAAATCCCCTCTAAGCTCCTGTCAAAAAGAATAGCTTCTAATGAGGCAGTGATTTTTTCAAATAATATAAGACGCCCTAAAAAGACAACGGCAGTGGGCAAGGGTTTAAAAACAAAGGTTAATGTTAACATCGGAAGCTCGACCGATAAAGCCAATGTTAAACTGGAATTAAAGAAACTTAGAGAGGCTGTAAATTTAGGAGCTGATACTATAATGGATTTAAGTGTTGGTCCGGATGCGCAAAGAGTACGCAATCTAATCTTAAAGAATTCTCCTATTCCTGTAGGA
Protein-coding sequences here:
- the accB gene encoding acetyl-CoA carboxylase biotin carboxyl carrier protein: MNIREIKEMLSLMNENNLAEFEFEKDGMRIRLKKGTGSQYEVSTTQPDGEQTKEILDAQKQQAKSSSEASKEVKGLIEIKVPMVGTFYRAPSPETPPYIEVGQVISKGQIICIVEAMKLMNEIKSEHKGKIVEILVNNAEPVEYGQVIMRLEPSS
- a CDS encoding Trm112 family protein; this translates as MIDKELLDILACPACKADIELKKEKIVCTKCGRKYPIKDGIPIMLIDEAEQD
- the rfaE2 gene encoding D-glycero-beta-D-manno-heptose 1-phosphate adenylyltransferase, whose product is MKNKIILNQKKLKKILELQKRKGKKIIFTNGCFDLLHFGHIKYLNDAKKLGGFLIVALNSDNSVRKIKGKGRPLTSEKDRLQIISSLEMVDQVTLFNDRTPLKLIKLLNPDIIVKGADWKLEDIVGGDFVKGYGGSVRQIPYSKGYSTSKLIRKIAKRN
- the accC gene encoding acetyl-CoA carboxylase biotin carboxylase subunit, translating into MFSKILIANRGEIALRIIHACKELGIKTVGVYSEADVDSLHVRFADEVVCIGPANSANSYLNIPAIISAAEITDVEAIHPGYGFLAENAHFAEICQSCQIEFIGPSPYNMRLMGDKMAARETMKKAKIPIIPGTLTAIKEKEDAIKIAKKIKYPIMIKATAGGGGKGMRICHNDVRLISALITAQNEAESSFGNPDVYFEKYISNSRHIEFQIVADRKGHTVHLGERDCSIQRRHQKLLEESPSMALDDKLRRKMGEVAIKAAKAVGYQGVGTVEFLLDENGDFYFLEMNTRIQVEHPVTETLTGIDLVKLQILLAAGEKLKLKQDKIKSSGHSIECRINAEDPDNGFLPSPGLIKNLILPGGPNIRIDTHVYSGYKIPPYYDSLIAKLITKGNNRNEALQTMRRALDEFIIEPIKTTIPFHRELLENRNFLRGEITTHFIEDLLSEKKE
- a CDS encoding thiamine-phosphate pyrophosphorylase, which gives rise to MPRETKIYRVIDANINRLTEGIRVCEDIIRFLINDYSIWIKFKKVRHEISAIVKKITARHKLIEHRDIVRDVGKKSIKSESRRDNYQQIFFANIQRTKESLRVLEEFSKLLGNSQTQKIKKIRYKIYALEKEAAFKF
- a CDS encoding Asp23/Gls24 family envelope stress response protein — translated: MDQNVKSELGTIRIHKKVISSITTNAAKEVDGVADLGYSLKSFVSKLFGLNLGGIIDVNIDNNNEVTISVPIIVSYGYNLPEVAAKVQENVRKMIEKSTELNIKQIDVNIQAVEKEAKK
- the amaP gene encoding alkaline shock response membrane anchor protein AmaP; this encodes MKIITKFVIYCYTIVLFTIGALLISFALGKIDAYDLTVLLKSLDTVNARLATGLTGLLIILIGFVFSQIMFSRIKREKTIAFQTASGEVLVALNAVEDLIRKLTGDIEGIKEARPNVIASKKGIEINLRLALNADVHIPEFTGKVQELIKERIQEILGIDEAITVKIFVTKILAKDRPRNKKEAEEDTSVPFRGYKR
- a CDS encoding 6-phosphofructokinase; translated protein: MAKKRIAILTGGGDCAGLNPVIRAVTRKGLELDFEIIGLLNGWKGLINKETMPLDLKSVSGILPKGGTILGTSRTNPYKQEGDVGKIKTNFKDLALDALIAIGGEDTLGVANKLYTQEKLPIVGVPKTIDNDLSCTDYTFGFDTAINIATECIDRLHTTAESHHRIIVVEVMGRHAGWIATYAGIAGGADIILIPEIPIDTDEVCNLLKKRHERGKKFSIVVVAEGAKLKKDTEVLQEEKKDAFGHVRLGGIGEKLGKLIEEKTGYETRISVLGHIQRGGSPTAFDRILGTRFGIKAVELIKDKQFGKMVALSGNKIVTVSLKDAVKELKTVDMELYSIAKIFF
- a CDS encoding Xaa-Pro peptidase family protein, which produces MKQRLLYLHSKLDELNLDALLITDVSNIAYLANFKADDCYIILDAKKRYFLTDFRNIEEAKKAVKNFNAVCIKDSVFKTVPELIKKIKARRLGFEAKSLDYASYAKLKKDLKKNCKLIPTFDLIEDSRQIKTESEIRLIRKAVNISIGAYRFVKRIIRANMSENDLISRIESFIKDKGAQGTSFEPIAASGRHSSYPHARSTDKKIGKNSVLTLDFGVDYKGYKSDLTRVFFLGRIPADLRKIYDVVLEAQARAISKIEPGISAAQIDAEARNFIARKGFGRFFQHATGHGIGLEVHEAPFISKKNKKPLIPGMVFTVEPGIYIPGRFGVRIEDMVLVKKNGVEVLSGALNKSA
- the efp gene encoding elongation factor P, encoding MALSINQLKSGLTVLIDGQVYTVVSTQHVKPGKGSAFSRTKLRNLKTDTVSEKKFRCEERIEEAFVEQKKIQYLYNTHDVYHFMDLENYEEIAISKNRLKDQLHFLKDNLELSASFYDGELLTISLPAFVNFKILHTEAAIKGDTVKAGTKSATIETKHTIQVPLFIKQGDIVKIDTRTGKYLERAS
- a CDS encoding DUF1844 domain-containing protein is translated as MESPEKKKIDEDWKKTAKEEKAQKPEGAEGDDSKDGFLPDEPNFTFFVSTLGMQASIALGDMPNPVTKEQKVDLRQAKFFIDTLTMIKDKTSGNLALEEDNFIDTLLYELKMRFVEKSKGAKA
- the amrB gene encoding AmmeMemoRadiSam system protein B, which gives rise to MLRESVASGKFYPSSAAAIRKQINSLLPKERAQKSSAIAAMLPHAGYIYSGEVAVSVIAQLEIRKNIILLGPNHTGIGKRVSISSKGKWNTPMGDVEINEEIAKAFLSNSEILEEDISAHVYEHCLEVELPILQYFSSDFKIVPIVVGQISLSEILKLAADLVKTIKTADLVDETLFLASSDMTHYESQQEANSKDKLAISQIEKLSAKGLIEIVSKNNISMCGVYPTAVVIEAARILGAKKAELIKYETSAKASGDYSQVVGYAGLIIK
- a CDS encoding D-sedoheptulose 7-phosphate isomerase yields the protein MNRIIKKDLQESISITNYAIKNQIKTIEGIAEVIIDCLERGNKVILFGNGGSAADAQHIAAELIGRFEKNRKALAAISLTTNTSIISAIANDFGYSHVFSKQIEGLGQAGDVAIGISTSGSSKNVLEALKKARQLGLATVGFCGKASKAIFKVSDLTLSVNSLRTCRIQEMHIKIGHIICGLVEKALLNEK
- the thiE gene encoding thiamine phosphate synthase, whose translation is MHSKKKQLSNSRLYCIVDVKKRPLEIKRLLKKITSAGVDIVQLREKTEQFQRLLTAAKLIKANSSKTKPILIINDRVDIARLSSADGVHLGQSDITIKDARKILGPGKIVGISCHSLAQAKRAQASGADYISIGPIYKTPTKKGVPAIGERLLSEVSNKINIPVFAIGGINRKNLDKIKRKGIKRIAVHRAITRAKNPAGEATRLKQLLRCN
- the aroQ gene encoding type II 3-dehydroquinate dehydratase; translation: MRKILIIHGPNLNLLGQREVDVYGKVTLEEINSSLKKIAKKEKLTLKILQSNHEGEIVDVIGKAKKQGFSAIVINPAAYTHTSVAIRDAVAASGLPTIEVHLSNIYSREEFRQHSLTAAVTTGQICGFGINSYCLGLLAASRIIKK